In Panthera leo isolate Ple1 chromosome B3, P.leo_Ple1_pat1.1, whole genome shotgun sequence, a single genomic region encodes these proteins:
- the RIOX1 gene encoding ribosomal oxygenase 1 isoform X1, translated as MRTSWGTLQYTEIKEFPAIWFLNCPANVKSLLIWQLLRYGGERQTTSRARGRRRAEEWQAWPIRRRLEAAPLPRVPRSRSPRDLFSSQPWPGSEGAPTMDGLRASAGLLRRGRLRRRRQPQPHSGSVLALPLRPRKIRRQLRRSVASRMAALRAQTLPSEDSEDSRVESTVDDPGDPLAGGAATIPDAARREPYGHLGPAELLEASPASRSLQTPRALVEAQTPPARLVEAQTPPARLVEAPALPARLVPAPAPPARLVEVPAAPARVVETSALLCPAQHLAAAPPSVAPATLSGPQVDSTGGELAWDSPLQRVLAELNRIPSSRRRAARLFEWLISPMPPDHFYRRLWEREAVLVRRQDHAYYQGLFSTADLDSMLRHEEVQFGQHLDAARYVNGRRETLNPPGRALPAAAWALYQAGCSLRLLCPQAFSTTVWQFLAVLQEQFGSMAGSNVYLTPPNSQGFAPHYDDIEAFVLQLEGRKLWRVYRPRVPTEELALTSSPNFSQDDLGEPVLQTVLEPGDLLYFPRGFIHQAECQDGVHSLHLTLSTYQRNTWGDFLEAVLPLAVQAAMEENVEFRRGLPRDFMDYMGAQHSDSKDPRRTAFMEKVRVLVARLGHFAPVDAVADQRAKDFIHDSLPPVLTDRERALSVYGLPIRWEAGEPVNVGAQLTTETEVHMLQDGIARLVGEGGHLFLYYTVENSRVYHLEEPKCLEIYPQQADAMELLLRSYPEFVRVGDLPCDTVEDQLSLATMLYDKGLLLTKMPLT; from the coding sequence ATGAGGACGTCCTGGGGCACACTCCAATATACAGAGATTAAAGAGTTCCCGgcaatttggtttttaaattgcCCTGCAAACGTGAAATCCTTGCTGATCTGGCAGCTACTCCGCTATGGTGGTGAGAGACAGACTACCAGCCGGGCGAGAGGGAGGCGCCGGGCGGAAGAATGGCAGGCGTGGCCAATCCGGAGGCGGCTAGAGGCCGCGCCCCTTCCCAGAGTGCCCCGCAGCCGCTCCCCGCGAGATCTCTTTTCTAGCCAGCCCTGGCCCGGCTCAGAAGGTGCTCCCACCATGGATGGGCTTCGGGCTAGCGCAGGGCTGTTGAGGCGCGGGCGGTTGAGACGCCGGCGCCAGCCGCAGCCACACAGCGGGTCGGTCCTGGCCCTGCCCTTAAGGCCCAGGAAGATCCGAAGGCAGCTGAGGAGAAGCGTGGCGTCCCGCATGGCCGCACTGAGGGCCCAGACACTGCCGAGCGAGGACTCGGAGGACTCGAGGGTGGAGTCGACGGTCGACGATCCTGGAGACCCGCTGGCTGGTGGGGCAGCGACCATCCCGGATGCGGCCCGGCGAGAGCCGTACGGTCACCTGGGGCCTGCAGAGCTGCTGGAGGCCTCGCCCGCGTCCCGCTCCCTGCAGACCCCCCGCGCGCTGGTGGAGGCGCAGACCCCGCCGGCCCGCCTGGTGGAGGCGCAGACCCCGCCGGCCCGCCTGGTGGAGGCGCCCGCCCTGCCCGCGCGCCTAGTGCCGGCTCCCGCGCCTCCCGCGCGCCTGGTGGAGGTGCCCGCTGCGCCGGCGCGCGTGGTGGAGACCTCGGCGCTGCTGTGCCCTGCCCAGCACTTGGCGGCCGCCCCGCCATCCGTGGCCCCCGCAACGCTGTCGGGGCCGCAGGTGGATAGCACCGGCGGGGAGTTGGCCTGGGACTCGCCGCTGCAGCGCGTCCTGGCGGAGCTGAACCGCATCCCCAGCAGCCGGCGGCGGGCCGCGCGCCTCTTTGAGTGGCTCATCTCGCCCATGCCGCCCGACCATTTCTACCGGCGCCTGTGGGAGCGGGAGGCGGTGCTGGTGCGGCGGCAGGACCACGCCTACTATCAGGGGCTTTTCTCCACCGCAGACTTGGACTCCATGCTGCGCCACGAGGAGGTGCAGTTCGGGCAGCACCTGGATGCTGCTCGGTACGTCAACGGGCGGCGCGAGACCCTGAACCCCCCCGGCCGCGCGCTGCCTGCCGCCGCCTGGGCCCTGTACCAGGCCGGCTGCTCCCTGCGCCTCCTCTGTCCGCAGGCTTTCTCGACCACAGTGTGGCAGTTTTTGGCCGTGCTCCAAGAGCAGTTTGGTAGCATGGCAGGCTCCAACGTTTACCTCACGCCCCCCAATTCGCAGGGCTTTGCCCCCCACTACGACGACATCGAGGCTTTTGTGCTGCAGCTGGAGGGTAGGAAACTCTGGCGTGTGTACCGACCCCGGGTACCGACCGAGGAGCTGGCCCTGACATCCAGTCCCAACTTCAGCCAGGACGACCTCGGTGAGCCGGTGCTGCAGACTGTGCTGGAACCTGGAGATTTGCTCTACTTTCCTCGGGGCTTCATTCACCAAGCCGAATGCCAGGATGGAGTGCACTCTCTGCACCTCACCTTGTCCACGTACCAGCGCAATACCTGGGGCGACTTCCTGGAGGCCGTCCTGCCCCTGGCAGTGCAGGCTGCCATGGAAGAAAATGTGGAGTTCCGAAGGGGTCTTCCCCGAGATTTCATGGATTACATGGGGGCCCAGCACTCAGATTCCAAGGATCCACGAAGAACCGCTTTTATGGAGAAGGTGCGAGTCTTGGTTGCCCGCTTGGGACACTTTGCCCCTGTCGATGCTGTGGCTGACCAGCGAGCCAAAGACTTCATCCACGACTCTCTGCCCCCTGTGCTGACTGATAGGGAGAGGGCACTAAGTGTTTATGGGCTCCCAATTCGCTGGGAGGCTGGAGAACCTGTTAACGTGGGGGCCCAGTTGACAACAGAAACCGAAGTGCACATGCTTCAGGATGGGATAGCTCGGCTGGTGGGTGAGGGAGGCCATTTGTTTCTCTATTATACAGTGGAGAACTCCCGTGTTTATCATCTGGAAGAGCCTAAGTGCTTGGAGATATACCCACAGCAAGCTGATGCCATGGAACTTTTGCTCCGCTCCTACCCAGAGTTTGTGAGAGTAGGGGACCTGCCCTGTGACACGGTGGAGGACCAGCTTTCCTTAGCGACCATGTTATATGACAAGGGGCTGCTGCTCACCAAGATGCCTCTAACCTGA
- the RIOX1 gene encoding ribosomal oxygenase 1 isoform X3 — MRTSWGTLQYTEIKEFPAIWFLNCPANVKSLLIWQLLRYGGERQTTSRARGRRRAEEWQAWPIRRRLEAAPLPRVPRSRSPRDLFSSQPWPGSEGAPTMDGLRASAGLLRRGRLRRRRQPQPHSGSVLALPLRPRKIRRQLRRSVASRMAALRAQTLPSEDSEDSRVESTVDDPGDPLAGGAATIPDAARREPYGHLGPAELLEASPASRSLQTPRALVEAQTPPARLVEAQTPPARLVEAPALPARLVPAPAPPARLVEVPAAPARVVETSALLCPAQHLAAAPPSVAPATLSGPQVDSTGGELAWDSPLQRVLAELNRIPSSRRRAARLFEWLISPMPPDHFYRRLWEREAVLVRRQDHAYYQGLFSTADLDSMLRHEEVQFGQHLDAARYVNGRRETLNPPGRALPAAAWALYQAGCSLRLLCPQAFSTTVWQFLAVLQEQFGSMAGSNVYLTPPNSQGFAPHYDDIEAFVLQLEGRKLWRVYRPRVPTEELALTSSPNFSQDDLGEPVLQTVLEPGDLLYFPRGFIHQAECQDGVHSLHLTLSTYQRNTWGDFLEAVLPLAVQAAMEENVEFRRGLPRDFMDYMGAQHSDSKDPRRTAFMEKLEESSPNLESEYFHGWWKRAWCTRESTGLGTRRPGFGVVAGRQLAE; from the exons ATGAGGACGTCCTGGGGCACACTCCAATATACAGAGATTAAAGAGTTCCCGgcaatttggtttttaaattgcCCTGCAAACGTGAAATCCTTGCTGATCTGGCAGCTACTCCGCTATGGTGGTGAGAGACAGACTACCAGCCGGGCGAGAGGGAGGCGCCGGGCGGAAGAATGGCAGGCGTGGCCAATCCGGAGGCGGCTAGAGGCCGCGCCCCTTCCCAGAGTGCCCCGCAGCCGCTCCCCGCGAGATCTCTTTTCTAGCCAGCCCTGGCCCGGCTCAGAAGGTGCTCCCACCATGGATGGGCTTCGGGCTAGCGCAGGGCTGTTGAGGCGCGGGCGGTTGAGACGCCGGCGCCAGCCGCAGCCACACAGCGGGTCGGTCCTGGCCCTGCCCTTAAGGCCCAGGAAGATCCGAAGGCAGCTGAGGAGAAGCGTGGCGTCCCGCATGGCCGCACTGAGGGCCCAGACACTGCCGAGCGAGGACTCGGAGGACTCGAGGGTGGAGTCGACGGTCGACGATCCTGGAGACCCGCTGGCTGGTGGGGCAGCGACCATCCCGGATGCGGCCCGGCGAGAGCCGTACGGTCACCTGGGGCCTGCAGAGCTGCTGGAGGCCTCGCCCGCGTCCCGCTCCCTGCAGACCCCCCGCGCGCTGGTGGAGGCGCAGACCCCGCCGGCCCGCCTGGTGGAGGCGCAGACCCCGCCGGCCCGCCTGGTGGAGGCGCCCGCCCTGCCCGCGCGCCTAGTGCCGGCTCCCGCGCCTCCCGCGCGCCTGGTGGAGGTGCCCGCTGCGCCGGCGCGCGTGGTGGAGACCTCGGCGCTGCTGTGCCCTGCCCAGCACTTGGCGGCCGCCCCGCCATCCGTGGCCCCCGCAACGCTGTCGGGGCCGCAGGTGGATAGCACCGGCGGGGAGTTGGCCTGGGACTCGCCGCTGCAGCGCGTCCTGGCGGAGCTGAACCGCATCCCCAGCAGCCGGCGGCGGGCCGCGCGCCTCTTTGAGTGGCTCATCTCGCCCATGCCGCCCGACCATTTCTACCGGCGCCTGTGGGAGCGGGAGGCGGTGCTGGTGCGGCGGCAGGACCACGCCTACTATCAGGGGCTTTTCTCCACCGCAGACTTGGACTCCATGCTGCGCCACGAGGAGGTGCAGTTCGGGCAGCACCTGGATGCTGCTCGGTACGTCAACGGGCGGCGCGAGACCCTGAACCCCCCCGGCCGCGCGCTGCCTGCCGCCGCCTGGGCCCTGTACCAGGCCGGCTGCTCCCTGCGCCTCCTCTGTCCGCAGGCTTTCTCGACCACAGTGTGGCAGTTTTTGGCCGTGCTCCAAGAGCAGTTTGGTAGCATGGCAGGCTCCAACGTTTACCTCACGCCCCCCAATTCGCAGGGCTTTGCCCCCCACTACGACGACATCGAGGCTTTTGTGCTGCAGCTGGAGGGTAGGAAACTCTGGCGTGTGTACCGACCCCGGGTACCGACCGAGGAGCTGGCCCTGACATCCAGTCCCAACTTCAGCCAGGACGACCTCGGTGAGCCGGTGCTGCAGACTGTGCTGGAACCTGGAGATTTGCTCTACTTTCCTCGGGGCTTCATTCACCAAGCCGAATGCCAGGATGGAGTGCACTCTCTGCACCTCACCTTGTCCACGTACCAGCGCAATACCTGGGGCGACTTCCTGGAGGCCGTCCTGCCCCTGGCAGTGCAGGCTGCCATGGAAGAAAATGTGGAGTTCCGAAGGGGTCTTCCCCGAGATTTCATGGATTACATGGGGGCCCAGCACTCAGATTCCAAGGATCCACGAAGAACCGCTTTTATGGAGAAG TTGGAAGAATCTTCCCCAAACCTGGAAAGTGAATATTTTCATGGTTGGTGGAAAAGAGCCTGGTGTACCAGAGAGAGCACTGGACTTGGAACCAGAAGACCTGGGTTTGGGGTGGTGGCTGGTAGGCAGCTGGCTGAATGA
- the RIOX1 gene encoding ribosomal oxygenase 1 isoform X2 — protein sequence MRTSWGTLQYTEIKEFPAIWFLNCPANVKSLLIWQLLRYGGERQTTSRARGRRRAEEWQAWPIRRRLEAAPLPRVPRSRSPRDLFSSQPWPGSEGAPTMDGLRASAGLLRRGRLRRRRQPQPHSGSVLALPLRPRKIRRQLRRSVASRMAALRAQTLPSEDSEDSRVESTVDDPGDPLAGGAATIPDAARREPYGHLGPAELLEASPASRSLQTPRALVEAQTPPARLVEAQTPPARLVEAPALPARLVPAPAPPARLVEVPAAPARVVETSALLCPAQHLAAAPPSVAPATLSGPQVDSTGGELAWDSPLQRVLAELNRIPSSRRRAARLFEWLISPMPPDHFYRRLWEREAVLVRRQDHAYYQGLFSTADLDSMLRHEEVQFGQHLDAARYVNGRRETLNPPGRALPAAAWALYQAGCSLRLLCPQAFSTTVWQFLAVLQEQFGSMAGSNVYLTPPNSQGFAPHYDDIEAFVLQLEGRKLWRVYRPRVPTEELALTSSPNFSQDDLGEPVLQTVLEPGDLLYFPRGFIHQAECQDGVHSLHLTLSTYQRNTWGDFLEAVLPLAVQAAMEENVEFRRGLPRDFMDYMGAQHSDSKDPRRTAFMEKVRVLVARLGHFAPVDAVADQRAKDFIHDSLPPVLTDRERALSVYGLPIRWEAGEPVNVGAQLTTETEVHMLQDGIARLVVGRIFPKPGK from the exons ATGAGGACGTCCTGGGGCACACTCCAATATACAGAGATTAAAGAGTTCCCGgcaatttggtttttaaattgcCCTGCAAACGTGAAATCCTTGCTGATCTGGCAGCTACTCCGCTATGGTGGTGAGAGACAGACTACCAGCCGGGCGAGAGGGAGGCGCCGGGCGGAAGAATGGCAGGCGTGGCCAATCCGGAGGCGGCTAGAGGCCGCGCCCCTTCCCAGAGTGCCCCGCAGCCGCTCCCCGCGAGATCTCTTTTCTAGCCAGCCCTGGCCCGGCTCAGAAGGTGCTCCCACCATGGATGGGCTTCGGGCTAGCGCAGGGCTGTTGAGGCGCGGGCGGTTGAGACGCCGGCGCCAGCCGCAGCCACACAGCGGGTCGGTCCTGGCCCTGCCCTTAAGGCCCAGGAAGATCCGAAGGCAGCTGAGGAGAAGCGTGGCGTCCCGCATGGCCGCACTGAGGGCCCAGACACTGCCGAGCGAGGACTCGGAGGACTCGAGGGTGGAGTCGACGGTCGACGATCCTGGAGACCCGCTGGCTGGTGGGGCAGCGACCATCCCGGATGCGGCCCGGCGAGAGCCGTACGGTCACCTGGGGCCTGCAGAGCTGCTGGAGGCCTCGCCCGCGTCCCGCTCCCTGCAGACCCCCCGCGCGCTGGTGGAGGCGCAGACCCCGCCGGCCCGCCTGGTGGAGGCGCAGACCCCGCCGGCCCGCCTGGTGGAGGCGCCCGCCCTGCCCGCGCGCCTAGTGCCGGCTCCCGCGCCTCCCGCGCGCCTGGTGGAGGTGCCCGCTGCGCCGGCGCGCGTGGTGGAGACCTCGGCGCTGCTGTGCCCTGCCCAGCACTTGGCGGCCGCCCCGCCATCCGTGGCCCCCGCAACGCTGTCGGGGCCGCAGGTGGATAGCACCGGCGGGGAGTTGGCCTGGGACTCGCCGCTGCAGCGCGTCCTGGCGGAGCTGAACCGCATCCCCAGCAGCCGGCGGCGGGCCGCGCGCCTCTTTGAGTGGCTCATCTCGCCCATGCCGCCCGACCATTTCTACCGGCGCCTGTGGGAGCGGGAGGCGGTGCTGGTGCGGCGGCAGGACCACGCCTACTATCAGGGGCTTTTCTCCACCGCAGACTTGGACTCCATGCTGCGCCACGAGGAGGTGCAGTTCGGGCAGCACCTGGATGCTGCTCGGTACGTCAACGGGCGGCGCGAGACCCTGAACCCCCCCGGCCGCGCGCTGCCTGCCGCCGCCTGGGCCCTGTACCAGGCCGGCTGCTCCCTGCGCCTCCTCTGTCCGCAGGCTTTCTCGACCACAGTGTGGCAGTTTTTGGCCGTGCTCCAAGAGCAGTTTGGTAGCATGGCAGGCTCCAACGTTTACCTCACGCCCCCCAATTCGCAGGGCTTTGCCCCCCACTACGACGACATCGAGGCTTTTGTGCTGCAGCTGGAGGGTAGGAAACTCTGGCGTGTGTACCGACCCCGGGTACCGACCGAGGAGCTGGCCCTGACATCCAGTCCCAACTTCAGCCAGGACGACCTCGGTGAGCCGGTGCTGCAGACTGTGCTGGAACCTGGAGATTTGCTCTACTTTCCTCGGGGCTTCATTCACCAAGCCGAATGCCAGGATGGAGTGCACTCTCTGCACCTCACCTTGTCCACGTACCAGCGCAATACCTGGGGCGACTTCCTGGAGGCCGTCCTGCCCCTGGCAGTGCAGGCTGCCATGGAAGAAAATGTGGAGTTCCGAAGGGGTCTTCCCCGAGATTTCATGGATTACATGGGGGCCCAGCACTCAGATTCCAAGGATCCACGAAGAACCGCTTTTATGGAGAAGGTGCGAGTCTTGGTTGCCCGCTTGGGACACTTTGCCCCTGTCGATGCTGTGGCTGACCAGCGAGCCAAAGACTTCATCCACGACTCTCTGCCCCCTGTGCTGACTGATAGGGAGAGGGCACTAAGTGTTTATGGGCTCCCAATTCGCTGGGAGGCTGGAGAACCTGTTAACGTGGGGGCCCAGTTGACAACAGAAACCGAAGTGCACATGCTTCAGGATGGGATAGCTCGGCTGGTGG TTGGAAGAATCTTCCCCAAACCTGGAAAGTGA